A region of Firmicutes bacterium HGW-Firmicutes-1 DNA encodes the following proteins:
- a CDS encoding sugar ABC transporter permease — translation MISNSIKQNIRQYTMIIALLSIWIIFALLTEGIFLTSRNLSNLFLQMVTVGFLACGMVLVIVATHIDLSVGSVAGTLGAVAAALMTKAGLNPVLTIIITLGCGVLVGCWHGFWISYRGVPAFIVTLASMTAFKGITLAITKGATIGEFPLGFKALGQGYVPKLFLKNASFNDTSIIIGIFFIILFIILDLRKRNSRIKHDLEVISMPFQILRMALVAAVISIPCMVMISYRGIPYAVLLLIGIVLIFTFTTKKTKFGRYVYAIGGNKQAARLSGVNIKRVNFFIFVLMGLLTALASIVFTGRLNAATTSAGNLFELDAIAACYIGGTSSSGGVGTIVGAIIGALVMASLDNGMSLLNVEIMYQYIIKGAILLFAVWIDFMTNKKS, via the coding sequence ATGATTTCAAATTCTATAAAGCAAAATATTAGACAATACACAATGATTATTGCATTATTATCAATATGGATTATATTTGCACTTCTTACAGAAGGAATATTTTTAACCTCTAGAAACTTATCGAACTTGTTTCTACAAATGGTAACAGTTGGTTTTCTTGCATGTGGAATGGTTTTGGTTATAGTGGCTACGCATATAGATTTATCAGTAGGTTCAGTAGCTGGAACGCTAGGAGCAGTAGCGGCTGCCCTTATGACTAAAGCAGGTTTGAACCCAGTACTTACAATTATTATCACACTTGGTTGTGGTGTTCTAGTTGGATGCTGGCATGGATTTTGGATTTCTTATAGAGGGGTACCTGCTTTCATCGTTACATTAGCAAGCATGACAGCTTTCAAAGGGATTACACTAGCCATAACAAAAGGTGCAACAATAGGGGAATTTCCACTAGGTTTTAAGGCACTTGGTCAAGGATATGTGCCAAAACTGTTTTTGAAAAATGCAAGTTTTAATGATACTAGCATTATAATCGGCATTTTCTTTATCATATTATTTATTATACTTGATTTAAGGAAACGTAATTCCAGAATCAAGCATGATCTTGAAGTTATATCAATGCCCTTTCAAATTTTAAGGATGGCTCTTGTAGCTGCTGTTATTAGTATTCCTTGTATGGTCATGATTAGTTACAGAGGAATACCTTATGCAGTATTATTACTTATAGGCATTGTATTAATCTTTACCTTTACAACTAAAAAAACAAAGTTTGGTAGATATGTTTATGCTATTGGTGGTAATAAGCAGGCAGCAAGACTTTCAGGTGTAAATATTAAACGTGTAAATTTCTTTATCTTTGTATTAATGGGGCTATTAACTGCATTGGCATCAATTGTGTTTACAGGCAGATTGAATGCAGCTACTACTTCTGCAGGCAATCTTTTTGAACTCGATGCAATTGCTGCTTGTTACATAGGTGGTACTAGTTCTTCTGGAGGAGTAGGTACGATAGTTGGCGCCATTATAGGTGCATTGGTAATGGCAAGCTTAGACAATGGAATGAGTTTACTGAATGTAGAAATTATGTATCAATATATTATAAAAGGAGCCATTCTCTTATTTGCAGTATGGATTGATTTTATGACCAATAAAAAATCTTAA